CGCAATGCAACTAGGCAAGGGGCGATCGCAGCTTGCGAGAACAGTTTACGGCGCTTGCAGACAGATTTTATCGACCTCTATTTGTTGCATTGGCGGGGGCCTGTACAGTTATCAGAAACGTTGGCAGCATTTGAGACGTTGAAACAATCCGGCAAAATTCTAGATTATGGGGTTGGCAATTTTGATGTTGAGGATATGGAAGAAGCCAGTGCTTTACCCGGAGGTGAAGCCATTGCTACAAATCAAATCCCCTATAATTTGCAGCATCGCAATGGTGAGTGGAAGTTGTTATCCTGGTGTCGGCAAAGAGGAATCCCGATCATGGCACATTCGCCTTTGCTACAAGGTGAACTACTCAAACATCCCAAATTGCAATCAATTGCCCAACAGCGCGGCGTAACAGTTGCACAGGTGGCGATCGCTTGGTTGTTGCATCAAGAGGTGATAGTCTTTCCCAAAGCCAGCAGTATCGCCCACGTTGAACAGAATCGCGCTGCCTTCGATTTGCAGTTAACAACAGAAGAACTGAATGTTTTAGACGTTGCTTTTCCCCCACCATCTGCACCTATTGCCCTGCTTGATAATTGGTAATTTGTAATTCGTAATTCGTAATTCGTAATTCGTAATTAATGTGGTGTGAAACTTTCTCTCAAACCTAACCCCTTCTCTAGAAGGTAAGGTGAGCAAAAATTAAAGCCTCTCTCCGCTTCGGGGAGAGGAATGGAAGCGGGGTTTTAAGAATAAGTTGTACATCGCATTAATTAAGAAGTTTCTGGGGAGAACAGGCGGCTTACTTTTACCTGTTCCCTTTCATTTAGAACTGTTAAATCTTTTTGCCAAATCTTCAGTTTTTTGCTTGTAATATTCTTTTGTGAGGATCGGCGGGTATTTAGGAGATTTGCCTGTATCTAAGCAATTTTCAATACAGGCAATCTCTGTATCATCACCAGGAGAGAGAAAGAAAGCTAAGGAGTATCTTTCTGGAAGATTACGGGCATTGGCTGGCATCAGTACCCGATGTTTGGTAGCAGGGAGTTTATCGTTTGTCCATCGCTGCATGACATCTGCAATAAAGACTATCGCTGTGTTAGGAAGTGGAGGCGCAGCAATCCATTCTCCGGCATTGGTGCAAACCTCTAGCCCGCCATTTTCATCCTGAAAGAGTAAGGAAAGACTGCCCCAATCTGTATGTTCCTCGAAGCGTGCTTCTCCGGGTGCTGGCGGTTCAGATACTTCATAGTAGCGATGTAAAAGCCCGTAGTCGGCTTGTTGAGGATGGCGATCGCTAAAGTAAGATTCTGGTAAGTTTAGGGCAATGGCGATCGCTTTGAGAATACGATTACCAGCATCATGACAAGCTGTGAATAATTGCTGCACAGCATCATGAAAGGTCGGATGGTCTGCAAGGTGTTGATGAACCTGCTGCGCCACAGGGGAATCTGTATCGATCCGATCTGTTAAAACTGCTTCGCCGAACACGAAGGCTTCCCGAAAGTCACCATTATATTTGGTGTAAAAGTATCCTAGTGCTGCTCCATCCTTCCAGGCTAGTTGTCTTTTTTCAAATTCTGGTAGCGCAAAGAAGCCATTAGCACTGCCAAAGGCTTGGTCAATTGCATTTTGAGGCACACAATTTTTCAGATAAAAGCAGCCAACTTCTTCAATTGCACATAAAAGTTGAGAAGCGATCGCCTGTTTACTAGCAAAGTCACTAAAAGTAAACTGATGGAAATCAAGGATGGGAATTTGCGTGGAAGTGATAGTTTGTTGTTCGAGTTTTTGAATAGTGTTCATACATTAAAAGTCGGTGAAGTAAATTGATTAAGTTTGTAGTAAGGACTTTAGTCCTTAGATTTGAGCGATAAATCACTCACTACGAACCTCACAAATTAAAGAAAAGAATTACTAATGGTCTGTAACATTAATTTTGCTAGGTCAACCTATTTTCTATTCCTCTTCTTTTCTTTGTTTGCGTTCTTCTCTACGAGACGCTACGCGTAGCTTGCTTCTCCGTAGGAGTATACGCCCTTTGTAGTTTGATTATTTACCCTTCATAACTAATAGGTAAGAAAACGAACCGCGAAGTACGCGAAGTACACAAAGAAAGAGGGAAGAAAAGAGATTTAAAAGTTAATTTCCTGTTCACAATTAATGCGATGAAGTACTAGGCTTAACTACGACCATATTTTTTGGCTCGATCATTGGTTCTTTTGAGGAGATGATCACCGACAAATGTTGGGGAATATTTGGGAGATTCATCTGTCTTTAAGCAACTTTCCAGACAAGTGACTTCTACTTCGTAATTAGGAATCACAAAAAAGCTAAATGAGTACCTTTCTTTTACTTTATGAAAATCAGTCGGTACAGAAACTCGGTGAGGTGTGGCACAAAATTTATCGTTTGTCCATCGTGACATCATATCTGCTGCCATTACCAAAACGGTGTTAGGAACTGAAGTGGTGATAATCCACTCTCCTTGAGGTGTGTATACTTCTAGCCCTCCTCCTTGATCCTGAAATAGTAAGGTGATACTGCCTAAATCAGTGTGTTCAAAAAAGCGAGTTTGTCCTGTTTTGGGAGCTTGGGAGATGTTGGGATAGTAATTGAAAACTCCAGCGTGGTTTTGCTGAGAATGTAAATCGGTAAAGTAGGAATTTGGTAATTGCAAAGCGATCGCAAATGCTTCTAACACATTCAAAGCACATTCTTGGCTAGCCTGGAAGAATTGCTGCAAAACTTGACGAAATTCCGGCGGATTTTGCGGCCATTGATTAGGTACATCTAAAGCCTCTGTATAACTGTCACCCCCGGCTTTGTTTGGGTCAAGTTCATTAGCAAAACTAAAGGATTCGTGTAATTGTCCTGGTTGATCGCCAATGAACATTTTCTCAAAGGGTATGTAACCCCGACTACGCCCAGTCACTGCTGAGGCTACTTTCTCTTTTTCTGCTAATGGCAGTGTAAAAAATCCCTCGGCTTGGGTAAAGGCTTGGTCAATTAAAGTTTGGGAAACACCGTTTTTTAAATAGAAGCAGCCCATCTCTTGAATAGCACGAGAAATTTGGTTAGCTACTGCTGCTTTAGCATTGCTGTCACCCACAATAAAGGGGTGAAAATCAATAATGGGAATCTGCGATGTAATATTTGTTTGCTTTGTAAGTTCATTGATTGAAGTCATAGTTAAAAAAATTGGTAATTTTTCTTCGTAATTGATAGCACTTTGGTACAAATGTAAATGCTTTTTTAGAAAAGTTATGATTTATTCTTCACGCATTAAATCACAAGTGCTACATAGGGGAATTGAGTGAAACTCATACTCATCCGTTCTCCCAAGGTAATCTTTAACAGAACCAACAATACCTGTGCCATTAACATCTATACAACAGGTATTGATGCTTCCATCCCACAAAACTACAACTCGCTTTTTATTTTCAAAAATGCAAGGTTTATACTTTTCTATCGTACTAGTTAAACTTCGACTTGATGTGGTTTTAGAAGTAACTTGTCCAGCCCAATCATGCTTTTCTTGCTGATGAGGATTATAGGTATAGACGATAGACAAAGGAATAGAATTTTCCTTCAGCATTTGTTGAATACGCTCTTTCTGCCCGACAAGATGTTCCGAGAGATAAATATCACGCATTCCTAATTCAGATAAGCGCCATGCCTTTTCCTCATCAAGGAGTATACCGTTGGTGATAAAATTACATTCAATTCCCTTCGTTTTCGCATAAGAGATAAAATCGAATAATTCTGGATGAAGTAAGGGTTCTCCAAAATTATTAAGAAATAAATCTTTTTGTCCACACTGTATTGCTAATTCAACAACATCTACAAATGTAGAAAATGACATATTTCCTTTTGCTCTACTTTGAGATGGATGAGGACAGTAAGAGCAAGTTAGATTACAAAAATTGGAAATTTCAACTTGATAAATATACATCGTTTTGAACTCCTAAAATATCAACAGTTATTCAACACGATCGCTGATTTCTAACCGGAGTGCATGAGTTTCTGAGTATGAGCCATGCTGCTGAGAAAGCTAGTAACATTTGTGGTAGACGGCGCGATCGCCACCCGCAACAAAGGTGTCAATGCAGCCTGTCCCGCGAGAAACCGCAGC
This region of Nostoc sp. UHCC 0302 genomic DNA includes:
- a CDS encoding 2OG-Fe(II) oxygenase family protein → MNTIQKLEQQTITSTQIPILDFHQFTFSDFASKQAIASQLLCAIEEVGCFYLKNCVPQNAIDQAFGSANGFFALPEFEKRQLAWKDGAALGYFYTKYNGDFREAFVFGEAVLTDRIDTDSPVAQQVHQHLADHPTFHDAVQQLFTACHDAGNRILKAIAIALNLPESYFSDRHPQQADYGLLHRYYEVSEPPAPGEARFEEHTDWGSLSLLFQDENGGLEVCTNAGEWIAAPPLPNTAIVFIADVMQRWTNDKLPATKHRVLMPANARNLPERYSLAFFLSPGDDTEIACIENCLDTGKSPKYPPILTKEYYKQKTEDLAKRFNSSK
- a CDS encoding radical SAM protein — protein: MYIYQVEISNFCNLTCSYCPHPSQSRAKGNMSFSTFVDVVELAIQCGQKDLFLNNFGEPLLHPELFDFISYAKTKGIECNFITNGILLDEEKAWRLSELGMRDIYLSEHLVGQKERIQQMLKENSIPLSIVYTYNPHQQEKHDWAGQVTSKTTSSRSLTSTIEKYKPCIFENKKRVVVLWDGSINTCCIDVNGTGIVGSVKDYLGRTDEYEFHSIPLCSTCDLMREE
- a CDS encoding 2-oxoglutarate and iron-dependent oxygenase domain-containing protein, coding for MTSINELTKQTNITSQIPIIDFHPFIVGDSNAKAAVANQISRAIQEMGCFYLKNGVSQTLIDQAFTQAEGFFTLPLAEKEKVASAVTGRSRGYIPFEKMFIGDQPGQLHESFSFANELDPNKAGGDSYTEALDVPNQWPQNPPEFRQVLQQFFQASQECALNVLEAFAIALQLPNSYFTDLHSQQNHAGVFNYYPNISQAPKTGQTRFFEHTDLGSITLLFQDQGGGLEVYTPQGEWIITTSVPNTVLVMAADMMSRWTNDKFCATPHRVSVPTDFHKVKERYSFSFFVIPNYEVEVTCLESCLKTDESPKYSPTFVGDHLLKRTNDRAKKYGRS
- a CDS encoding aldo/keto reductase, with the translated sequence MKNICLPSGQLMPVLGMGTAGLGEAIAQRENEIAALRRGIDLGMTLIDTAEIYGEGAAETLIGEAIANCRSSIFLVSKVAPRNATRQGAIAACENSLRRLQTDFIDLYLLHWRGPVQLSETLAAFETLKQSGKILDYGVGNFDVEDMEEASALPGGEAIATNQIPYNLQHRNGEWKLLSWCRQRGIPIMAHSPLLQGELLKHPKLQSIAQQRGVTVAQVAIAWLLHQEVIVFPKASSIAHVEQNRAAFDLQLTTEELNVLDVAFPPPSAPIALLDNW